Genomic segment of Streptomyces sp. NBC_01210:
TCGACATGATCAACACCTATGATCATCCCGATGCGGAGCTCCTCCTCCCCTCTGCCGTGAAGGCTGTCCCGGCGATCGTCCGACTGATCGAGCGTGCCCGGGAGCGCAATGTTCCGGTCATCTACGTCAACGACAACTTCGGTGAGTGGCGCTCGCATCACGGCGAGATCGTGGAGACGGCTCTCGCCGGTCGGCACGCCGATCTGGTAGAGCCGCTGAGACCTGACGACGACTCCCTCTTCATCGTCAAAGCGCGACACTCGATCTTCTACGGGACCCCGCTGTCCTACCTGCTCACCCAGTTGGACGTGGGGCACATCATTCTGTGCGGACAGGTCACTGAGCAGTGCGTGCTCTATTCCGCCCTCGATGCTCACATCCGGCATCTGCAGGTGACCGTGCCGGACGACGCCGTCGCGCACATCCACGCCGATCTGGCCGACGCCGCTCTGCGGATGATGCAACGCAATATGAACGCCGACATCCGCAGCAGCGAGGACATTGAGTTGTAGGCAGGCCGCAACCCTTCACAGGCGTGCGTGGAGGATGTTGCTGGCGGCGGCGGGCGCAGGTGTGGCCGTACCGTCGACCATGTCCCTGGGTGAAACTCTGCACGCTGTCGACGCCCGACCTCAGGCTTCAAGCAGCCTGGCCGACGCGCCGGAGTGAGGAGCCGAGCATGCTGGACGCGGTGGTCGTCGGAGCAGGTCCCGGACGGTCTGGTAGCGGCGAATCTCCCGGCGGATGCGGGCTGGAGCGTCGAGGTTCTCGAGGCGCAAAGTGAGTCTGGAGGCGCTGTTCGGAGCGACCTCGGAGTGCACCCGACTATGTGAACGACAGGTTCAGTGCCTTCTCCCCGCTCGCCGCG
This window contains:
- a CDS encoding cysteine hydrolase family protein, whose protein sequence is MRNCAVVVIDMINTYDHPDAELLLPSAVKAVPAIVRLIERARERNVPVIYVNDNFGEWRSHHGEIVETALAGRHADLVEPLRPDDDSLFIVKARHSIFYGTPLSYLLTQLDVGHIILCGQVTEQCVLYSALDAHIRHLQVTVPDDAVAHIHADLADAALRMMQRNMNADIRSSEDIEL